The following proteins are encoded in a genomic region of Drosophila willistoni isolate 14030-0811.24 chromosome 2L unlocalized genomic scaffold, UCI_dwil_1.1 Seg196, whole genome shotgun sequence:
- the LOC6639724 gene encoding scavenger receptor class B member 1 isoform X2, whose product MPRVGSSHEMAPNPEDLTITNNHNQLHHVVLQNHSNNKSKSNTLNSQRNAIANGGELKLTILQMIFEALGLRNQAQNREPTSKDIGTLIMLGFMFLLFVISVTGFFVMWFTEFYNNTMLENLILAKDSETVKTWLNPPSKYDTLLKAHIFHYPNIEDYLAGRADKIKIEDLGPLTYQEHTVKDEVSFNDNNTVTFRDHKSYKFLPEKSSIREDHMVLVPNIPLLTAAVHVKRFPMFERLSVAWIIKQYREPLFKNLTAGELLWGYEDKIIKLKSLGMGKRRFGLLMSRNGTSVDSVQLNTGESDINQYGIITQFNGMPQLGFWEGDECNRVDGSEPTMFSPNLLQNRDTVNVFLQVLCRKVPLHFEKEEIIFNDIDVLRYRTPLDVFSHPSENKANECYCKNVDICLPSGVINATRCYNDAPIFPSFPHFFSGDPILYKDFDGIQPNAELHQTYADIHPRFGVPISGASRVQINIMLDKTPLLENKANRLRNSTILPLMWIEITSGEYSEDVLHDIYFSTFGLDAIQLALKYGTLLISVTSFSLIVAGVYYFNSRREEHLQHHLQHSKSAAELEALNGVPVGGFGNMIVQVQHIDMPVPLAINHQRQASA is encoded by the exons ATGCCACGTGTTGGCTCCAGTCATGAAATGGCCCCCAATCCAGAGGATCTCACAATAACCAATAATCACAACCAGCTTCACCATGTTGTCCTTCAGAACCATTCGAACAATAAATCCAAATCGAATACCTTAAACTCTCAGCGAAATGCCATTGCGAATGGTGGTGAATTGAAATTGACCATATTACAAATGATTTTCGAGGCCTTGGGTTTACGTAATCAAGCCCAGAACCGAGAGCCAACGTCCAAGGATATTGGCACACTGATAA TGCTCGGCTTTATGTTTCTGCTGTTTGTGATAAGTGTTACAGGGTTTTTTGTAATGTGGTTTACGGAATTCTATAACAACACCATGCTAGAG AATCTAATTTTGGCTAAAGATTCAGAGACAGTGAAAACCTGGCTTAATCCTCCATCAAAATATGACACTCTATTGAAAGCTCACATCTTTCACTATCCGAATATTGAGGATTATCTAGCTGGTAGAGctgataaaatcaaaattgaagATCTAGGACCATTGACCTATCAAGAGCACACGGTGAAAGATGAAGTTTCCTTCAATGACAACAATACAGTGACCTTTCGA GATCACAAATCGTATAAATTTCTACCGGAAAAATCTAGTATAAGGGAAGATCATATGGTTCTAGTGCCGAATATTCCATTATTAACGGCTGCGGTGCATGTAAAACGTTTCCCAATGTTTGAACGTTTATCGGTGGCATGGATTATCAAGCAATATAGAGAGCCTTTGTTTAAGAATCTAACAGCAGGCGAACTACTATGGGGCTATGAAGATAAGATCATTAAATTGAAGTCCTTGGGCATGGGCAAAAGACGTTTTGGCTTGCTAATGAGC CGTAATGGCACCAGCGTCGATTCGGTGCAATTGAATACTGGAGAATCGGATATCAATCAATATGGCATTATAACACAATTTAATGGTATGCCCCAATTGGGTTTCTGGGAAGGCGACGAATGTAACCGAGTTGATGGTTCCGAGCCGACAATGTTCTCACCAAATCTTCTGCAGAATCGGGACACAGTGAATGTTTTTTTGCAGGTTCTATGCCGAAAAGTTCCACTACATTTCGAGAAAGAGGAGATTATCTTTAATGACATTGATGTCCTGCGTTATCGTACGCCCTTGGATGTATTTTCACATCCCAGCGAGAATAAGGCAAATGAATGttattgcaaaaatgttgataTTTGTTTGCCCAGCGGTGTAATAAATGCCACACGGTGTTATAATGATGCACCCATATTTCCCTCATTTCCACACTTTTTCTCGGGAGATCCGATATTGTACAAGGACTTCGATGGCATACAACCAAATGCTGAGTTGCATCAGACCTATGCGGATATTCATCCAAGATTTGGTGTACCGATCAGTGGAGCATCACGTGTCCAGATCAACATTATGCTGGATAAGACCCCTCTCCTGGAGA ATAAAGCAAATCGTTTGAGAAATTCTACCATCTTACCTCTAATGTGGATTGAGATAACATCGGGTGAATACTCCGAGGATGTGCTGCATGACATTTACTTTAGCACTTTCGGCCTAGATGCCATACAATTGGCTCTGAAATATGGGACCCTCTTGATATCGGTTACCTCTTTTAGCCTGATTGTGGCTGGAGTGTATTACTTTAATAGCCGCCGAGAAGAGCATTTGCAGCATCATCTGCAGCATAGTAAATCTGCAGCGGAATTGGAGGCCCTCAATGGTGTTCCAGTGGGTGGATTTGGCAATATGATCGTACAAGTCCAACATATCGATATGCCTGTACCTTTGGCCATTAATCATCAAAGACAAGCCTCTGCATAG
- the LOC6639723 gene encoding lysosome membrane protein 2: MNGPKHKLCTKLSSTYLRKWWITIALASILIIGGIVVACEFSVLINAIVDRMVALRPGAKTFGWWAKPPVEPKISLYVYNVTNADDFLSNGSKAIVDEVGPYVYTETWEKVNIVENDNGTLSYNLRKIYTFREDLSVGPEDDVVIVPNIPMLSATSQSKHAARFLRLAMASIMDILKIKPFVQVSVGQLLWGYEDPLLKLAKDVVPKEQKLPYEEFGLMYGKNGTSSDRITLHTGVDDINKYGIIDKFNGRTHLPHWTTDECNRLNGTDGSIFPPHIDHDRVLYVYDKDLCRLLPLVFEQEVMTSNEVPGYRFTPPEWVFQDVDRHPDNMCFCPAGQPSCSPNGLFNVSLCQYDSPIMLSFPHFYLADDSLRTQVEGISPPQKEKHQFFFDVQPKMGTTLRVRARIQINLAVSQVFDIKQVANFPDIIFPILWFEEGIDMLPDEVTDLMRFAEQVPPKIRVGLIVALCALGVALLLLSTFCLIRNSHRQSTLHLEGSNYLATAQVDMNKKQNKDNTNNQQPAGRY, translated from the exons ATGAATGGCCCCAAACATAAACTGTGCACAAAACTATCCTCCACATATCTAAGGAAATGGT GGATCACAATTGCCCTTGCCTCCATATTGATAATTGGCGGCATTGTTGTGGCATGTGAATTTTCTGTTTTAATAAATGCAATCGTCGATCGTATGGTTGCATTACGGCCAGGAGCCAAAACCTTTGGCTGGTGGGCCAAGCCACCAGTTGAACCAAAAATCAGTTTATACGTCTATAATGTCACCAATGCCGATGATTTCCTAAGCAATGGCTCCAAGGCCATTGTGGATGAAGTGGGTCCCTATGTTTATAC CGAAACCTGGGAGAAGGTAAACATAGTGGAGAACGACAATGGAACTTTGAGCTACAATTTACGCAAAATCTACACATTCCGTGAAGATTTGTCAGTGGGGCCCGAAGACGATGTGGTCATAGTGCCCAATATTCCCATGTTGAGTGCCACTTCACAGAGTAAACATGCCGCCAG ATTTCTACGCTTGGCCATGGCCAGTATAATGGATATATTGAAAATCAAACCATTTGTCCAAGTATCTGTGGGCCAATTGCTTTGGGGCTACGAGGATCCCTTGCTTAAACTAGCCAAGGATGTGGTGCCCAAGGAACAGAAACTGCCCTATGAAGAATTTGGTTTGATGTATGGCAAGAATGGCACATCATCCGATCGCATTACATTGCACACTGGTGTTGATGATATCAATAAATATGGCATCATAGATAAATTCAATGGTCGCACCCATTTGCCGCACTGGACTACAGATGAGTGCAATCGCTTGAATGGCACAGACGGCTCCATTTTCCCACCTCACATCGATCATGATCGTGTTTTGTATGTCTACGACAAGGATTTGTGTCGCCTGCTGCCTTTGGTCTTCGAACAGGAGGTTATGACCAGCAATGAGGTGCCCGGATATCGTTTCACTCCACCTGAATGGGTCTTCCAAGATGTTGATCGTCATCCCGACAACATGTGCTTCTGTCCGGCTGGTCAGCCATCATGTTCGCCCAATGGATTGTTCAATGTGTCATTGTGTCAATATG ATTCCCCCATCATGCTAAGTTTCCCGCATTTCTATTTGGCCGACGATAGTCTGAGGACCCAAGTAGAGGGTATTTCACCACCGCAAAAGGAGAAACATCAATTCTTCTTCGATGTGCAACCT AAAATGGGAACCACATTACGCGTGCGGGCACGTATCCAAATCAACTTGGCCGTCAGCCAGGTCTTTGACATCAAACAGGTGGCCAATTTCCCAGATATTATATTCCCCATACTGTGGTTCGAGGAAGGCATCGATATGCTGCCCGATGAGGTTACCGATCTGATGCGCTTCGCTGAGCAAGTGCCACCAAAGATACGCGTGGGTCTAATTGTGGCTCTCTGTGCTCTGGGTGTGGCCCTGTTGCTGTTATCGACCTTCTGTCTCATACGAAACTCACATAGACAGAGTACATTGCATTTGGAGGGTTCCAATTATTTGGCGACTGCCCAGGTCGATATGAATAAGAAACAGAATAAGGATAACACAAATAACCAACAGCCAGCGGGCAGATACTAG
- the LOC6639724 gene encoding scavenger receptor class B member 1 isoform X1 encodes MHNSVMPRVGSSHEMAPNPEDLTITNNHNQLHHVVLQNHSNNKSKSNTLNSQRNAIANGGELKLTILQMIFEALGLRNQAQNREPTSKDIGTLIMLGFMFLLFVISVTGFFVMWFTEFYNNTMLENLILAKDSETVKTWLNPPSKYDTLLKAHIFHYPNIEDYLAGRADKIKIEDLGPLTYQEHTVKDEVSFNDNNTVTFRDHKSYKFLPEKSSIREDHMVLVPNIPLLTAAVHVKRFPMFERLSVAWIIKQYREPLFKNLTAGELLWGYEDKIIKLKSLGMGKRRFGLLMSRNGTSVDSVQLNTGESDINQYGIITQFNGMPQLGFWEGDECNRVDGSEPTMFSPNLLQNRDTVNVFLQVLCRKVPLHFEKEEIIFNDIDVLRYRTPLDVFSHPSENKANECYCKNVDICLPSGVINATRCYNDAPIFPSFPHFFSGDPILYKDFDGIQPNAELHQTYADIHPRFGVPISGASRVQINIMLDKTPLLENKANRLRNSTILPLMWIEITSGEYSEDVLHDIYFSTFGLDAIQLALKYGTLLISVTSFSLIVAGVYYFNSRREEHLQHHLQHSKSAAELEALNGVPVGGFGNMIVQVQHIDMPVPLAINHQRQASA; translated from the exons atgCACAACAG TGTCATGCCACGTGTTGGCTCCAGTCATGAAATGGCCCCCAATCCAGAGGATCTCACAATAACCAATAATCACAACCAGCTTCACCATGTTGTCCTTCAGAACCATTCGAACAATAAATCCAAATCGAATACCTTAAACTCTCAGCGAAATGCCATTGCGAATGGTGGTGAATTGAAATTGACCATATTACAAATGATTTTCGAGGCCTTGGGTTTACGTAATCAAGCCCAGAACCGAGAGCCAACGTCCAAGGATATTGGCACACTGATAA TGCTCGGCTTTATGTTTCTGCTGTTTGTGATAAGTGTTACAGGGTTTTTTGTAATGTGGTTTACGGAATTCTATAACAACACCATGCTAGAG AATCTAATTTTGGCTAAAGATTCAGAGACAGTGAAAACCTGGCTTAATCCTCCATCAAAATATGACACTCTATTGAAAGCTCACATCTTTCACTATCCGAATATTGAGGATTATCTAGCTGGTAGAGctgataaaatcaaaattgaagATCTAGGACCATTGACCTATCAAGAGCACACGGTGAAAGATGAAGTTTCCTTCAATGACAACAATACAGTGACCTTTCGA GATCACAAATCGTATAAATTTCTACCGGAAAAATCTAGTATAAGGGAAGATCATATGGTTCTAGTGCCGAATATTCCATTATTAACGGCTGCGGTGCATGTAAAACGTTTCCCAATGTTTGAACGTTTATCGGTGGCATGGATTATCAAGCAATATAGAGAGCCTTTGTTTAAGAATCTAACAGCAGGCGAACTACTATGGGGCTATGAAGATAAGATCATTAAATTGAAGTCCTTGGGCATGGGCAAAAGACGTTTTGGCTTGCTAATGAGC CGTAATGGCACCAGCGTCGATTCGGTGCAATTGAATACTGGAGAATCGGATATCAATCAATATGGCATTATAACACAATTTAATGGTATGCCCCAATTGGGTTTCTGGGAAGGCGACGAATGTAACCGAGTTGATGGTTCCGAGCCGACAATGTTCTCACCAAATCTTCTGCAGAATCGGGACACAGTGAATGTTTTTTTGCAGGTTCTATGCCGAAAAGTTCCACTACATTTCGAGAAAGAGGAGATTATCTTTAATGACATTGATGTCCTGCGTTATCGTACGCCCTTGGATGTATTTTCACATCCCAGCGAGAATAAGGCAAATGAATGttattgcaaaaatgttgataTTTGTTTGCCCAGCGGTGTAATAAATGCCACACGGTGTTATAATGATGCACCCATATTTCCCTCATTTCCACACTTTTTCTCGGGAGATCCGATATTGTACAAGGACTTCGATGGCATACAACCAAATGCTGAGTTGCATCAGACCTATGCGGATATTCATCCAAGATTTGGTGTACCGATCAGTGGAGCATCACGTGTCCAGATCAACATTATGCTGGATAAGACCCCTCTCCTGGAGA ATAAAGCAAATCGTTTGAGAAATTCTACCATCTTACCTCTAATGTGGATTGAGATAACATCGGGTGAATACTCCGAGGATGTGCTGCATGACATTTACTTTAGCACTTTCGGCCTAGATGCCATACAATTGGCTCTGAAATATGGGACCCTCTTGATATCGGTTACCTCTTTTAGCCTGATTGTGGCTGGAGTGTATTACTTTAATAGCCGCCGAGAAGAGCATTTGCAGCATCATCTGCAGCATAGTAAATCTGCAGCGGAATTGGAGGCCCTCAATGGTGTTCCAGTGGGTGGATTTGGCAATATGATCGTACAAGTCCAACATATCGATATGCCTGTACCTTTGGCCATTAATCATCAAAGACAAGCCTCTGCATAG
- the LOC6639725 gene encoding dolichol kinase, whose amino-acid sequence MASTSSSNSNSDEDEGSERETRHTRRLGCSNKRSQAIMPRLSASTGGWLCVLLPLALASRYLHTSPSACVDVDHLHKMLTVAALGMCVETVCFFVYMFVDTGILTKCAISLLPGAITSIFYTLFLQTSRTFAVVAGFLITVLYQHAYISILRGFPYTFSFGEAAILVQGLALFVISCIYRFGQMIGQNWFVATTEFEELNVIMLNALMWLLIFCVLMRKVPLLRRPGRFYVVFGLLMVAVTCMPVTSRLPVLSLLNFIFADTKRIQVIMFYFVLVGLTCLTVSWQLGKQNANTRIRKIFHLLIVLVFVPGLLFQCSLLYMATGIAVAAFVVLELVRLLDIPPFAMPLAAAFESFKDEKDGGQLAWTPMCLLIGCSLPIWLTPCPCAGGGDNTLVLLSGILSVGVGDTAASLVGSKLGRNKWHGKGNTRSIEGSVAFVLSILLTVWLMQIFGLLAMTQAKWFATIFAALNSALVEAFTDQVDNLVLPLVFYILVGLA is encoded by the exons ATGGCCTCCACCTCCAGCAGCAACTCCAACTCTGATGAGGATGAGGGCAGTGAGCGGGAAACACGACATACGCGTCGGCTTGGGTGCTCCAACAAGCGCTCACAGGCAATAATGCCCAG ACTTTCTGCTTCAACAGGCGGCTGGTTGTGTGTCCTATTGCCCCTCGCCCTGGCATCACGTTATCTGCACACCTCCCCGTCCGCTTGTGTCGATGTGGATCATTTGCACAAAATGCTAACTGTGGCAGCGCTTGGAATGTGTGTGGAGACAGTTTGCTTCTTCGTCTACATGTTTGTTGACACGGGCATATTAACAAAATGTGCCATAAGTCTGCTGCCAGGAGCAATAACAAGCATCTTCTACACCCTATTTCTGCAGACGTCGCGCACATTTGCTGTGGTGGCTGGTTTCCTGATCACAGTGCTCTATCAGCATGCATACATTAGTATCCTGCGTGGATTCCCGTATACCTTCAGCTTTGGTGAGGCTGCAATCTTAGTTCAGGGCCTAGCCCTGTTCGTCATAAGTTGTATCTATCGCTTTGGCCAAATGATTGGACAGAACTGGTTCGTGGCGACAACGGAATTTGAAGAACTTAATGTGATCATGCTGAATGCCTTAATGTGGCTATTGATATTCTGTGTGCTAATGCGAAAGGTTCCTCTACTGAGACGACCAGGACGCTTCTATGTCGTCTTTGGCCTGTTAATGGTGGCTGTCACCTGTATGCCTGTAACCAGTCGGCTACCCGTGTTAAGTTTGCTCAATTTCATCTTTGCCGACACAAAGAGAATTCAAGTAATTATGTTTTACTTTGTGCTAGTTGGTCTCACCTGCCTCACCGTATCATGGCAGCTGGGCAAACAAAATGCCAATACCCGTATAcgtaaaatatttcatttgctGATTGTCTTGGTATTTGTGCCAGGCCTCCTCTTCCAGTGTTCACTGCTCTACATGGCCACAGGCATAGCCGTGGCGGCTTTCGTGGTCCTGGAACTCGTGCGTCTATTGGACATACCACCATTTGCCATGCCATTGGCGGCAGCCTTTGAATCTTTTAAAGATGAAAAGGATGGCGGCCAATTGGCGTGGACTCCCATGTGCTTACTAATCGGCTGCTCCCTGCCAATTTGGCTAACACCCTGTCCCTGTGCCGGCGGCGGTGATAATACTCTCGTCCTGCTTTCTGGCATTTTGTCGGTGGGTGTGGGCGACACGGCGGCCAGTTTGGTTGGCTCCAAACTGGGTCGCAATAAATGGCATGGCAAAGGCAACACACGCTCCATTGAAGGTTCTGTGGCATTTGTTTTGTCCATTTTATTGACCGTTTGGCTAATGCAAATCTTTGGTCTCCTTGCCATGACCCAAGCGAAATGGTTCGCCACCATCTTTGCGGCTCTAAATTCAGCACTTGTTGAGGCATTTACCGATCAAGTGGACAATTTGGTTTTACCCCTAGTCTTTTACATACTCGTTGGCCTGgcctaa